In the genome of Amia ocellicauda isolate fAmiCal2 chromosome 3, fAmiCal2.hap1, whole genome shotgun sequence, one region contains:
- the LOC136747083 gene encoding olfactory receptor 1-like codes for MENSSHITSFNLATYSEIGHIRYFYFSVMLTLYLAIILTNSILIGVIIFERTLHEPMYLFVCNLSVNELYGSTAVFPSLLVNILSDVHDISWVYCILQISCLYTYGSIELSNVTVMAYDRYVSICHPLHYNSIMTSTKVYIFIVLIWLYSFSKFSIVLSLSVRLTLCANIIEKVYCDNYSLVKLACSDTTINNYYGIFNVFLSIVVPVTLILYSYIRILRICLKASKESQLKAFNTCTPHSVSLVNFSVSSIFEIGQSRFNLEHVPTAARIIISIYFLVIPPLINPVIYGVRITKVRTAFKNFICTRKLSPE; via the coding sequence ATGGAGAACTCATCTCACATCACATCATTCAATCTGGCTACATATAGTGAAATTGGACATATCAGATATTTCTACTTTAGTGTTATGCTTACCCTCTATTTGGCAATCATTTTGACTAACTCAATTCTTATTGGAGTGATTATTTTTGAGAGGACACTGCATGAACCTATGTACTTATTTGTTTGCAATCTATCAGTGAATGAACTGTATGGAAGCACTGCAGTGTTTCCTTCACTTTTAGTGAACATTTTATCAGACGTCCATGACATTTCCTgggtttattgtattttgcagaTTTCTTGCTTGTACACGTACGGATCAATTGAGCTTTCAAATGTAACAGTGATGGCTTATGACAGGTATGTGTCCATCTGTCACCCATTACATTACAACAGTATCATGACTTCAACCAAAGTGtacatatttattgtattgatcTGGTTGTATTCTTTTTCTAAATTCTCGATTGTCCTCAGTTTAAGTGTACGACTAACATTATGTGCAAATATCATAGAGAAAGTTTATTGTGACAACTATTCACTGGTCAAACTTGCTTGTTCAGATACCaccattaataattattatggaATATTTAATGTCTTTTTGTCCATTGTTGTCCCAGTGACCCTGATTTTGTATTCATACATTAGAATTCTTAGAATCTGCTTAAAGGCTTCCAAAGAATCCCAGCTCAAAGCTTTTAACACCTGTACCCCCCATTCAGTGTCACTAGTTAACTTCTCAGTCAGCTCTATATTTGAAATTGGTCAAAGCAGATTCAATTTGGAACATGTTCCTACTGCAGCACGCATTATaatatcaatttattttttagtaatCCCACCGCTTATCAATCCAGTCATATATGGGGTAAGGATAACAAAAGTAAGAACTGCCTTTAAGAACTTCATATGCACCAGAAAACTATCCCCAGAATGA